A window of Christiangramia forsetii KT0803 contains these coding sequences:
- a CDS encoding inorganic phosphate transporter: MEDIYLVMLVALLALAITDLVVGVSNDAINFLNSAIGSKAISMRTILIVASVGVAVGAIFSSGLMEVARKGIFMPGEFYFEEIMIIFMAVMITDVLLLDFFNSLGLPTSTTVSIVFELLGAAVCMAVIKIYKENGGDLALLGDYINTAKATEIIIGILLAVVIAFLIGAFVQYISRLIFSFQFEKKIKYVGAIFGGVSLTAILYFIVIKGLKSVPYITEGTMEYVNTHTLTIVLIGFVIFTAISQFLMSVLKINILKTIIIIGTFALALAFAGNDLVNFIGVPIAAWQSFDLWQSAHAATGVLPSEFAMTGLSGSVPTPEILLVVAGAIMVITLWFSTKARSVVDTGINLSRQGDGVERFEPNWLSRGIVRYSVLFGSAMSTILPASMKRRIDNKFDKPNANLKNRRIDAPAFDMVRASVNLVVASVLISIGTNMKLPLSTTYVTFMVAMGTSLADRAWDRESAVYRVAGVLNVVGGWFVTAIVAFTAAAVFGAIIYFGGPIALAVLIILAIVLVVRSGILHSRKAREEKTKKKFKKSDIITINEITSETSENISNVIGGINKMYSKTVDQLGYYDLSKLKKNYKKIEKLESEVDELKDNIFYFIKSLDEDSVEASKFYILTLDYLQDMVQSIGFITRNSYNHVHNNHKNLKFNQIRDLKKVDDKMQILFDEITETFDNHEFGNINNLLSEKQELMDYVSDLIQKQIERIRTSESSPKNTKLYFGILLETKDLIGSTMNLLQLFQEFYNEARSTNY, from the coding sequence ATGGAAGATATTTACCTGGTAATGTTAGTGGCTCTTTTAGCCCTTGCGATTACAGACTTAGTAGTTGGAGTTAGTAACGATGCCATAAACTTTCTTAATTCAGCAATTGGTTCGAAGGCAATCTCCATGCGGACTATTTTGATAGTTGCCAGTGTGGGTGTTGCTGTTGGAGCAATATTCTCAAGTGGTTTAATGGAGGTCGCCAGAAAAGGGATCTTTATGCCTGGTGAATTTTACTTTGAGGAGATCATGATCATTTTTATGGCGGTTATGATCACCGATGTTTTACTTTTAGACTTCTTTAATTCTCTGGGGCTACCTACATCTACTACCGTTTCTATAGTTTTTGAATTACTGGGTGCCGCTGTTTGTATGGCGGTGATAAAGATTTATAAGGAAAATGGCGGGGATTTGGCATTGCTGGGAGACTATATTAATACGGCCAAGGCTACAGAGATTATCATAGGCATACTATTGGCGGTGGTGATCGCTTTCCTTATAGGAGCGTTTGTACAATATATTTCCCGGTTGATTTTTTCATTTCAATTTGAGAAAAAAATTAAATATGTAGGGGCTATTTTTGGAGGCGTGTCCCTGACGGCTATTTTGTATTTTATTGTGATCAAAGGCCTCAAAAGTGTACCGTACATTACTGAAGGAACCATGGAGTATGTTAATACCCATACGTTAACTATTGTCCTTATTGGTTTCGTGATTTTTACAGCGATTTCTCAGTTTCTTATGAGTGTGCTAAAAATCAATATTCTAAAAACAATTATCATTATTGGAACTTTTGCCCTGGCACTGGCTTTTGCAGGAAATGACCTGGTGAATTTTATTGGGGTACCAATTGCGGCCTGGCAGTCATTTGATCTCTGGCAAAGTGCTCATGCAGCTACCGGAGTACTGCCTTCAGAATTTGCAATGACGGGACTGTCGGGAAGTGTTCCTACTCCAGAAATTTTATTGGTAGTGGCAGGTGCTATTATGGTAATAACCTTATGGTTTTCCACCAAAGCACGTTCAGTGGTAGATACAGGAATAAACCTTTCACGGCAGGGAGATGGGGTAGAGCGATTTGAGCCTAATTGGTTGTCCAGGGGTATCGTTAGATATTCTGTTCTTTTTGGGAGCGCGATGTCTACTATCCTTCCTGCAAGTATGAAAAGAAGAATTGACAACAAATTTGATAAGCCAAATGCTAATTTAAAAAACAGAAGGATAGATGCACCTGCTTTTGATATGGTTCGTGCATCTGTAAATCTAGTGGTCGCCAGTGTCTTAATTTCTATTGGGACTAATATGAAACTACCACTATCTACAACTTATGTGACTTTTATGGTCGCAATGGGAACTTCTCTGGCAGATAGAGCCTGGGATCGCGAAAGTGCAGTTTATAGAGTAGCCGGTGTGCTAAATGTTGTTGGCGGCTGGTTTGTTACTGCAATTGTCGCTTTTACGGCAGCTGCTGTTTTTGGAGCGATTATCTATTTTGGAGGGCCTATAGCTTTAGCTGTATTAATCATTTTAGCAATAGTGCTTGTGGTTAGAAGTGGAATATTACATTCCAGAAAAGCTCGTGAAGAAAAGACTAAGAAAAAATTTAAGAAAAGTGATATTATTACGATCAACGAAATCACTTCTGAAACTTCAGAAAATATATCAAATGTTATAGGTGGAATAAATAAAATGTATTCCAAGACCGTCGATCAATTAGGGTATTACGATCTAAGTAAGTTAAAGAAAAACTATAAGAAGATTGAAAAACTGGAATCTGAAGTAGATGAACTAAAAGATAATATCTTTTATTTTATTAAGTCACTGGATGAAGATTCGGTAGAAGCCAGTAAGTTTTATATTCTAACGCTAGACTATCTTCAGGATATGGTGCAGTCTATAGGTTTTATCACCAGGAACAGCTACAATCATGTTCATAATAATCATAAGAACCTAAAATTCAATCAAATTCGTGATCTTAAAAAAGTAGATGATAAAATGCAGATTCTATTTGATGAGATTACAGAAACTTTTGATAATCATGAATTCGGAAATATTAATAATCTTCTTAGCGAGAAACAGGAATTGATGGATTACGTGAGTGACCTTATTCAAAAACAAATTGAAAGAATTCGTACTTCTGAATCGAGTCCGAAGAATACAAAATTATATTTCGGAATTTTATTAGAAACTAAAGACCTTATTGGCTCTACGATGAACCTGCTTCAGCTATTTCAGGAATTCTATAATGAAGCAAGAAGCACCAATTATTAA